The Glycine soja cultivar W05 chromosome 6, ASM419377v2, whole genome shotgun sequence genome has a window encoding:
- the LOC114413990 gene encoding uncharacterized protein LOC114413990, which translates to MAVKFQHTKKKHQTPVNNITITTTFSSTTLLQSSAPLSKSSLLCIAASEFRPPYVFSTKSQRGDDTTVATTTSSKKEPPQHTRKPTTNHHKPLSRRNDKSRSFSRIWKLEITPLPRIKKKKNRYTQIISDRLLPRPRPRPRSSSASVSLTSTTTSPMSLSLRT; encoded by the exons ATGGCCGTCAAATttcaacacacaaaaaaaaaacaccaaacaCCAGTCAACAAcatcaccatcaccaccacTTTCTCTTCCACAACCCTCCTCCAATCGTCGGCACCACTGTCAAAGTCGTCGCTCCTTTGCATCGCTGCTTCAGAGTTCAGACCTCCATATGTTTTCAGCACTAAGAGCCAACGCGGCGACGACACCACTGTGGCCACAACAACGTCATCGAAGAAGGAACCACCGCAGCATACCAGGAAACCCACCACTAACCATCACAAGCCATTATCGCGCCGCAACGACAAGTCTCGCTCTTTTTCTCGGATATGGAAGCTAGAAATTACCCCTCTTCctcgaattaaaaaaaaaaaaaacagatacaCCCAAATAATCAGCGACCGACTTCTCCCTCGACCTCGACCCCGACCAAGATCCTCTTCAGCCTCTGTCTCTCTGACGTCAACCACCACGTCACCAATGTCGTTATCATTGAG GACTTGA